Proteins from a genomic interval of Methanobrevibacter sp.:
- a CDS encoding transglutaminase domain-containing protein, with protein MIFNILEYFPVGVTINCKFALSLLLFIFILSVSAVSAEDMDDGNSFEVSETLDVDINDVLDADLDELDGDSSSNDDLDDNGNLDDDGDDADPDDETDNENEDPILKNTTLEIISPDDWEIYGCENYTVKLVDEDNNPVIGAVINFKIQTPKGTFINQTSITDDEGIAVLPLNLSLRGIYNISVSFDGDLDYYASESVNSSFILYEKTIIKTPKKYAYRSSNFTVKLVSSNGTPLSNKKLIIYIDGVKYTRTTDSKGQVYIKMPSDRKSVKFNCTFNGGDYYVKSFLSMKLPVYKKTYTKPLVYAVLKGKYFKVLLKGADGKILKKQKIKITIDGKNFTRTTNDKGIAYLTVNHSRNEYKVRFSYDNNGVYGPSSNSSILCVIDPSGQFKKGLNQNTKLSVSKYLYGGGYAKITKSIRKLSKKLTGKYSTKLEKATAIFNYVRDNLDYSYYANSKKGAAKTLKTKKGNCCDHSNLIVALCRASKIPARYSHAKGCKFGSGITTGHVWAQIYVNGRWYSADATSYRNSLGNIKNWNTKSYHKHRTYRNIPF; from the coding sequence ATGATTTTTAATATTCTTGAGTATTTTCCGGTTGGTGTAACTATTAATTGTAAATTTGCTTTATCATTATTGCTTTTCATATTCATATTGTCTGTATCTGCAGTTTCAGCAGAGGATATGGATGATGGAAATTCATTTGAGGTATCTGAAACTCTAGATGTGGATATCAATGATGTTTTAGATGCTGATTTGGATGAACTAGATGGTGATTCTAGTTCAAATGATGATTTAGATGATAATGGTAATTTGGATGATGATGGGGATGATGCGGATCCTGATGATGAAACAGATAATGAAAATGAAGACCCTATCTTGAAGAACACCACATTGGAAATAATTTCTCCTGATGACTGGGAAATATATGGTTGTGAAAACTACACTGTCAAATTAGTGGATGAAGATAATAATCCAGTTATTGGGGCAGTGATCAATTTTAAAATTCAAACTCCAAAAGGAACTTTCATCAATCAAACTAGCATAACCGATGATGAGGGAATTGCGGTTTTGCCTTTGAATTTAAGTTTAAGAGGTATTTATAATATTTCTGTATCTTTTGATGGGGATTTGGACTATTATGCTAGTGAATCTGTAAACTCCAGCTTTATTCTATATGAGAAAACCATTATTAAAACTCCTAAGAAATATGCTTACAGGTCTTCCAATTTTACTGTCAAGTTGGTTTCTTCAAATGGCACTCCATTATCAAACAAAAAGCTGATTATCTACATAGATGGTGTCAAATACACTAGAACCACTGATTCAAAAGGTCAAGTCTATATTAAAATGCCTTCAGATAGGAAATCTGTTAAGTTTAATTGCACATTCAATGGTGGGGATTATTATGTCAAGTCTTTCCTGTCAATGAAATTGCCGGTATATAAGAAGACATATACAAAGCCTCTTGTGTATGCAGTTCTTAAGGGAAAGTACTTTAAGGTGCTTTTAAAAGGGGCAGATGGGAAAATTCTAAAGAAACAGAAAATTAAGATTACAATTGATGGAAAGAATTTTACACGAACCACCAATGATAAGGGCATAGCTTATCTGACAGTCAATCATAGCAGAAATGAGTATAAGGTACGTTTTTCCTATGACAATAATGGAGTTTATGGCCCATCCAGCAATTCTTCAATTTTATGTGTAATTGATCCTTCAGGACAGTTTAAGAAAGGACTAAACCAAAATACAAAACTTTCTGTAAGCAAATATCTATATGGTGGGGGGTATGCTAAAATAACCAAATCCATTAGAAAACTATCCAAAAAGCTTACAGGGAAATATTCCACCAAATTGGAAAAGGCTACAGCCATTTTCAATTATGTCCGAGATAACTTGGACTATAGCTATTATGCAAACTCCAAAAAGGGAGCAGCAAAAACATTGAAAACCAAGAAAGGAAATTGTTGCGATCATTCCAATTTGATTGTAGCACTATGTAGGGCATCTAAGATTCCGGCAAGATATTCCCATGCAAAAGGATGCAAATTCGGTTCTGGAATCACTACAGGCCATGTTTGGGCTCAAATATATGTCAATGGAAGATGGTATTCTGCAGATGCAACAAGTTACAGAAATAGTTTGGGGAATATAAAAAATTGGAATACAAAATCTTATCATAAGCATCGTACCTATAGAAATATTCCATTTTAA